A single region of the Nocardioides ochotonae genome encodes:
- a CDS encoding beta-glucosidase, which translates to MSSSLRRLLAPAVATGLLVAGLSVTSGTPASAAPPPAQVRQGPAQADEPWLDREQPAARRARALLSRMTLAQKVATIDQNSGTGVPALDVPPIRSIDGCCGVTGTVPTTAMPAGIALASTFGPAQARSYGRAIGEEAYKTGFNSIAGPTMDLLKTPFNGRMWESFGEDPLLNGALATAQVNGEESNDVWAIPKHYNLNNQETRRGHVNAQVGERALNEVYTRPWEMMVQHAKPGAVMCSFNRVNGRYACSNARLMRNTLKGRLGLDGYITSDFDAGHGFGDYAAGLDVSGPTETWAGAALVEAVRNGVVPRSRVNDAAFRVLYTMIESGVYDNPPPGATTVPAPPQPTIDQATLDEHDGLAARIGAASAVLLKNQGQALPLAADDLDSLAVIGADADYYIAGGGAGAVANPANLTTIVDGITARASGVDVSYSAGVDSPGLGDTMPGPAPVPSGSLAPDTGSGDGLRGQYWTNPTFAGAPFATRVDTQVNIRTGIGSDFSSTSRVSGIGSPLNLAPMSARWTGTITAPADGTYRLSLSHLGTARLYVDGELLIDDPGSTYGTQDTAVEMTAGEARDVRIEYVADVANQFNGGLNDQAGPMIRFGWTMPDDALAPRMERAVAAAEDADVAVVVVRDYTSEGSDRGTLTLPQDQDRLVRAVAAANPRTVVVLATSGPVLMPWLADVPAAVQVWYGGQAQGRTVASTLFGDVNPSGKLPVTFPATEAQVDRIGARNPFRHLNIVNPTDRYEEGVFVGYKGYDKAGLRPLFPFGHGLSYTQFRYGNLQLRSTGRGQRAAVVATFRVRNVGSRAGTEIAQVYTGKLPRVTSPRRSLAGFARVQLEPGAATTVRVRLDRRALQSWKPRRDAWVTARGGRSISVGTSSRDISLTKRVRVR; encoded by the coding sequence ATGTCCTCGAGCCTGCGGCGGCTCCTCGCCCCCGCGGTCGCCACGGGGCTGCTGGTCGCCGGGTTGTCCGTCACCTCCGGCACCCCGGCGAGCGCGGCACCACCTCCGGCGCAGGTGCGGCAAGGCCCGGCCCAGGCCGACGAGCCGTGGCTCGACCGCGAGCAGCCCGCCGCTCGGCGGGCCCGCGCCCTGCTCTCCCGGATGACCCTGGCGCAGAAGGTTGCCACGATCGACCAGAACTCCGGCACCGGTGTCCCGGCGCTCGACGTACCGCCGATCCGCAGCATCGACGGCTGCTGCGGCGTGACCGGCACGGTGCCCACCACGGCCATGCCCGCCGGGATCGCGCTGGCCTCGACCTTCGGGCCGGCACAGGCCCGTTCCTACGGCAGGGCGATCGGCGAGGAGGCCTACAAGACCGGCTTCAACAGCATCGCCGGCCCGACGATGGACCTGCTCAAGACGCCGTTCAACGGGCGGATGTGGGAGTCCTTCGGCGAGGACCCGCTGCTGAACGGCGCCCTGGCGACCGCCCAGGTCAATGGCGAGGAGAGCAACGACGTCTGGGCGATCCCGAAGCACTACAACCTCAACAACCAGGAGACCCGCCGCGGCCACGTGAACGCCCAGGTGGGCGAGCGGGCGCTCAACGAGGTCTACACCCGGCCCTGGGAGATGATGGTGCAGCACGCGAAGCCGGGAGCGGTGATGTGCTCGTTCAACCGGGTCAACGGCCGCTACGCGTGCAGCAACGCCAGGCTGATGCGCAACACCTTGAAGGGCCGTCTGGGCCTGGACGGCTACATCACCTCGGACTTCGACGCCGGCCACGGGTTCGGCGACTACGCGGCCGGCCTCGACGTCTCCGGCCCGACCGAGACCTGGGCCGGTGCGGCTCTGGTCGAGGCGGTCCGCAACGGCGTCGTCCCGCGCTCGCGGGTCAACGACGCCGCCTTCCGGGTGCTCTACACGATGATCGAGTCGGGGGTCTACGACAACCCGCCCCCGGGCGCCACCACCGTCCCGGCCCCGCCCCAGCCCACCATCGACCAGGCCACCCTCGACGAGCACGACGGCCTCGCGGCACGGATCGGAGCGGCCAGCGCAGTGCTGCTGAAGAACCAGGGGCAGGCACTCCCGCTCGCTGCCGACGACCTGGACTCCCTGGCAGTGATCGGCGCGGACGCCGACTACTACATCGCCGGCGGCGGCGCGGGCGCCGTCGCCAACCCCGCCAATCTGACCACGATCGTGGACGGCATCACCGCACGCGCCTCGGGCGTCGACGTCAGCTACTCCGCCGGGGTCGACTCACCCGGCCTCGGGGACACCATGCCCGGACCGGCCCCGGTCCCGTCGGGCTCGCTCGCACCCGACACCGGCTCCGGTGACGGGCTGCGTGGGCAGTACTGGACCAACCCCACCTTCGCGGGCGCCCCGTTCGCCACCCGCGTGGACACCCAGGTCAACATCCGCACCGGCATCGGTTCGGACTTCAGCAGCACCTCGCGGGTGAGCGGGATCGGCTCGCCGCTCAACCTGGCCCCGATGTCGGCCCGCTGGACCGGGACGATCACGGCCCCCGCGGACGGCACCTACCGTCTGTCCTTGAGCCACCTCGGCACCGCCCGGCTCTACGTCGACGGCGAGCTGCTCATCGACGACCCGGGCAGCACCTACGGCACCCAGGACACAGCGGTCGAGATGACCGCCGGCGAGGCCCGCGACGTGCGCATCGAGTACGTCGCAGACGTGGCGAACCAGTTCAACGGCGGCCTCAACGACCAAGCGGGACCGATGATCCGGTTCGGCTGGACGATGCCCGACGACGCCCTGGCCCCGCGGATGGAGCGCGCCGTCGCGGCCGCGGAGGACGCCGACGTCGCGGTGGTCGTCGTTCGCGACTACACCAGCGAGGGCTCCGACCGCGGGACGCTCACGTTGCCGCAGGACCAGGACCGCCTGGTCCGCGCGGTCGCCGCTGCCAACCCGCGCACGGTCGTGGTCCTGGCGACCAGCGGGCCGGTACTGATGCCGTGGCTCGCCGACGTACCCGCCGCCGTCCAGGTCTGGTACGGCGGGCAGGCGCAGGGCCGCACGGTGGCCAGCACCCTCTTCGGGGACGTCAACCCCTCGGGCAAGCTGCCGGTGACCTTCCCGGCCACCGAGGCCCAGGTGGACCGGATCGGCGCGCGCAACCCGTTCCGCCACCTCAACATCGTCAACCCCACCGACCGCTACGAGGAGGGCGTCTTCGTCGGCTACAAGGGCTACGACAAGGCCGGCCTCCGCCCGCTGTTCCCCTTCGGGCACGGGCTCTCCTACACCCAGTTCCGCTACGGCAACCTCCAGCTGCGCAGCACCGGCCGCGGGCAGAGAGCGGCCGTGGTGGCGACCTTCCGGGTCCGCAACGTCGGCTCGCGCGCCGGCACCGAGATCGCTCAGGTCTACACCGGCAAGCTGCCGCGCGTGACCTCGCCGCGTCGTTCCCTCGCCGGGTTCGCACGGGTGCAGCTCGAGCCCGGCGCCGCCACGACCGTGCGGGTACGGCTGGACCGTCGCGCCCTGCAGTCCTGGAAGCCTCGTCGCGACGCCTGGGTGACGGCGCGCGGCGGGCGGTCCATCTCGGTGGGCACCTCCTCTCGCGACATCAGCCTCACCAAGCGGGTGCGGGTCCGGTAG
- a CDS encoding mismatch-specific DNA-glycosylase: MEILPDIVGPDPVVVFCGLAGAESTKLRDHYYESPGNSFWESLHLSGLSPRRLRPEEDHLVAELGYGLTDLAGHWDPRWVEIDDLVAKMEKWQPEWLAFTSKGVAHEASRALGRRGRPHLGVQDWYVGPAQVFVLPGTSGANQRRDYDGRPNRLSWWRDLAALTGA, translated from the coding sequence GTGGAGATCCTTCCCGACATCGTCGGCCCTGACCCGGTCGTGGTCTTCTGCGGCCTGGCCGGGGCGGAGTCGACGAAGCTGCGCGACCACTACTACGAGTCGCCGGGCAACAGCTTCTGGGAGTCGCTGCACCTCAGCGGGCTCTCGCCGCGCCGGCTGCGTCCCGAGGAGGACCACCTGGTCGCCGAGCTCGGCTACGGGCTCACCGACCTCGCCGGGCACTGGGACCCGCGCTGGGTGGAGATCGACGACCTGGTCGCGAAGATGGAGAAGTGGCAGCCCGAGTGGCTGGCGTTCACCAGCAAGGGCGTGGCCCACGAGGCGTCGCGGGCGCTGGGCCGTCGCGGACGTCCGCACCTCGGCGTCCAGGACTGGTACGTCGGCCCGGCGCAGGTCTTCGTCCTGCCCGGGACCAGCGGCGCCAACCAGCGCCGCGACTACGACGGGCGCCCGAACCGGCTCTCGTGGTGGCGCGACCTGGCGGCGCTGACCGGCGCGTGA
- a CDS encoding SRPBCC family protein: protein MRPRLGIDVDAPAERAWEQLVDVRCWPRWGPTVRGARLDDGTHLLSAGATGEVQASLGVWLRFRIEDWRAGDAVRAWSWRVAGAPATEHVVLARGPSRCRVEMSVPWWGAPYLGVVAVALLRIRRLTAT, encoded by the coding sequence ATGCGGCCGCGCCTGGGCATCGACGTCGACGCACCGGCCGAGCGGGCCTGGGAGCAGCTGGTCGACGTGCGCTGCTGGCCGCGCTGGGGGCCCACGGTGCGGGGCGCGCGCCTCGACGACGGCACGCACCTGTTGTCCGCGGGCGCCACCGGCGAGGTGCAGGCATCGCTCGGGGTGTGGCTGCGGTTCCGCATCGAGGACTGGCGTGCGGGCGACGCGGTGCGCGCCTGGTCATGGCGGGTCGCCGGGGCACCGGCCACCGAGCACGTCGTGCTCGCGCGCGGGCCGTCGCGGTGCCGCGTCGAGATGAGCGTGCCGTGGTGGGGCGCGCCCTACCTCGGCGTGGTGGCGGTCGCGCTGCTGCGGATCCGGCGCCTCACAGCGACGTGA
- a CDS encoding DUF1501 domain-containing protein, with amino-acid sequence MTAPHARSGHPASCAEFTALSRRGFLRTAALGGAALTTSAAFGTAVVETSYAAPRPASSVMVVLSMRGAVDGMSLVVPHGDPTYYTARPRIAIPASQLLVRDGFFGLHPAMTPLLPLWNSGRMAAVHATGLAVPNRSHFSAMEAVEDADPGSSARVGWLNRLIGRETPVHPLRAVQVGATVPPASLVGPVPSMALSSIDAVRLAGHDKWDTQHRRPGSMRTMWSGVAGPLGTAARTAFTAVDDFRPVQATSAAPGNGASYPKGDLSAALAAAARTIRGDVGAEVITIDHGDWDHHSGLGTLAWGSMQAMTKELAAALAAFFTDLGPAAAKVTVVTISEFGRRTRENASFGLDHGHGNAMLLLGAGVKGGYYGTWTPLRGTSDDDLAVTTDYRSVLAEVVTRRLGASAARVFPGFSPEPVGAVTSL; translated from the coding sequence ATGACCGCTCCCCACGCCCGCTCGGGCCACCCCGCGTCCTGCGCGGAGTTCACCGCGCTCTCGCGCCGCGGCTTCCTGCGCACCGCCGCGCTCGGCGGTGCCGCCCTGACCACCAGCGCCGCGTTCGGCACCGCCGTCGTCGAGACGTCGTACGCCGCGCCGCGCCCGGCCTCCTCGGTGATGGTCGTCCTCTCGATGCGCGGCGCGGTCGACGGGATGAGCCTGGTGGTGCCGCACGGCGACCCGACGTACTACACCGCGCGGCCGCGGATCGCGATCCCGGCGAGCCAGCTGCTGGTCCGCGACGGCTTCTTCGGGCTGCACCCGGCGATGACTCCCCTGCTGCCGCTGTGGAACAGCGGGCGGATGGCCGCCGTCCACGCCACCGGCCTGGCCGTGCCGAACCGCTCCCACTTCTCCGCGATGGAGGCAGTCGAGGACGCCGATCCCGGCTCCTCCGCCCGGGTCGGCTGGCTCAACCGGCTGATCGGCCGCGAGACCCCGGTGCACCCGCTGCGGGCGGTGCAGGTCGGCGCCACCGTGCCGCCGGCCTCGCTGGTCGGGCCGGTGCCGTCGATGGCGCTGTCCAGCATCGACGCGGTGCGGCTCGCCGGGCACGACAAGTGGGACACCCAGCACCGGCGTCCCGGGTCGATGCGGACCATGTGGTCGGGGGTCGCGGGCCCGCTCGGCACCGCGGCGCGCACCGCGTTCACCGCCGTGGACGACTTCCGGCCCGTGCAGGCGACCAGTGCGGCGCCGGGGAACGGCGCCTCCTACCCGAAGGGCGACCTGAGCGCGGCGCTCGCCGCCGCGGCCCGCACCATCCGGGGCGACGTGGGCGCCGAGGTGATCACGATCGACCACGGCGACTGGGACCACCACTCCGGGCTGGGGACGCTGGCGTGGGGCTCGATGCAGGCGATGACCAAGGAGCTCGCGGCCGCGCTCGCGGCGTTCTTCACCGATCTCGGACCGGCGGCCGCGAAGGTCACGGTGGTGACGATCTCCGAGTTCGGGCGCCGCACCCGCGAGAACGCCTCCTTCGGCCTCGACCACGGGCACGGCAACGCGATGCTGCTGCTGGGCGCCGGGGTGAAGGGCGGCTACTACGGCACCTGGACGCCGCTGCGCGGCACCAGCGACGACGACCTCGCGGTCACCACCGACTACCGCAGCGTGCTCGCCGAGGTGGTCACCCGTCGCCTCGGCGCGTCCGCGGCACGGGTGTTCCCGGGCTTCTCCCCCGAACCGGTCGGCGCCGTCACGTCGCTGTGA
- a CDS encoding DUF1800 domain-containing protein, protein MTALKPAVPSAATLHALSRFSYGWTPTLGREITKAGGFGRWFDAQLAAGSDDAFTRTSATWWTSVNASPAVLWRRHESEVEPLWQADANYQRWVLARRIHSPLQVREVMTELWEHHFHVTSEGSGTALFRADYGRQIRARALGRFADLLHTAITHPAMGVYLDNASSTAKAPNENLGRELLELHTVGVGAYTEADVKDSARILTGYRVDTWNTWKVSYDRDSHAVGRVRVLDFTDANSSTDGRPTTRRYLDHLARHPRTAEMVARKLATRFVVDAPPAALVRRLAGVYLAHDTAIVPVLRALLASPEFKAARGKKVRTPTDDVVATYRALGVRITRPRHDESAANAILWQCGSLGSQPFAWPRPDGLPDQASAWATAPRFLASLDAHYSMCGGWWPKKNATYRTPASWLPLTAKRRSVRFDQLVDHLSRTLTGRPAGRKLQRVARQATGCRPAERISRTHPLVKWNMHRLLTVFLDSPTHMSR, encoded by the coding sequence GTGACTGCTCTGAAGCCTGCCGTGCCGTCCGCCGCGACGCTGCACGCGCTCAGCCGGTTCAGCTATGGCTGGACGCCGACGCTGGGCCGGGAGATCACGAAGGCCGGCGGCTTCGGCCGGTGGTTCGACGCCCAGCTGGCGGCCGGCTCCGACGACGCGTTCACCCGCACCTCGGCGACCTGGTGGACCTCCGTGAACGCCTCCCCCGCCGTGCTGTGGCGCCGCCACGAGAGCGAGGTGGAGCCGCTGTGGCAGGCCGACGCCAACTACCAGCGCTGGGTGCTCGCGCGCCGCATCCACTCCCCGCTCCAGGTCCGCGAGGTGATGACCGAGCTGTGGGAGCACCACTTCCACGTCACCAGCGAGGGATCCGGGACCGCCCTGTTCCGCGCCGACTACGGCAGGCAGATCCGCGCCCGGGCGCTGGGCCGGTTCGCCGACCTGCTGCACACCGCGATCACCCACCCCGCGATGGGCGTCTACCTCGACAACGCCTCCTCCACCGCCAAGGCCCCGAACGAGAACCTCGGCCGCGAGCTGCTCGAGCTGCACACCGTGGGCGTCGGCGCCTACACCGAGGCCGACGTCAAGGACTCCGCGCGGATCCTCACCGGCTACCGCGTCGACACCTGGAACACCTGGAAGGTCTCCTACGACCGCGACTCCCACGCCGTCGGGCGGGTGCGGGTGCTCGACTTCACCGACGCCAACTCCTCGACCGACGGCCGGCCCACCACCCGTCGCTATCTCGATCACCTGGCCCGGCACCCGCGGACGGCGGAGATGGTCGCGCGCAAGCTCGCCACCCGGTTCGTCGTCGACGCCCCGCCCGCCGCGCTGGTACGCCGCCTGGCCGGCGTCTACCTGGCCCACGACACCGCGATCGTCCCGGTGCTGCGCGCCCTGCTGGCCTCCCCGGAGTTCAAGGCCGCGCGCGGCAAGAAGGTGCGCACGCCCACCGACGACGTCGTCGCGACGTACCGCGCGCTCGGCGTCCGGATCACCCGGCCGCGGCACGACGAGTCGGCCGCGAACGCGATCCTGTGGCAGTGCGGCAGCCTGGGCAGCCAGCCGTTCGCCTGGCCGCGGCCCGACGGGCTCCCCGACCAGGCCTCCGCCTGGGCGACCGCGCCCCGGTTCCTCGCGTCCCTGGACGCCCACTACTCGATGTGCGGCGGGTGGTGGCCGAAGAAGAACGCGACGTACCGGACGCCGGCCTCGTGGCTGCCGCTGACCGCCAAGCGGCGCTCGGTCCGCTTCGACCAGCTCGTCGACCACCTCTCCCGCACCCTCACCGGGCGCCCGGCCGGCCGCAAGCTGCAGCGGGTCGCGCGACAGGCGACCGGCTGCCGTCCGGCGGAGCGGATCTCGCGCACCCATCCGCTCGTGAAGTGGAACATGCACCGCCTGCTCACGGTCTTCCTCGACTCCCCGACCCACATGAGCAGGTGA
- a CDS encoding PPOX class F420-dependent oxidoreductase, translated as MARTIATNTPVDLEGLLEFVRPRHRMLLITTRADGSPQASPVTGGVDDSGRLVISSYPERAKTRNARRRPEVSVVVVSEDWNGPWVQVNGTCDVLDATAGEEALDAFVEYFRNIAGEHSDWAEYRQAMLDQGKSLLRITPTTWGPVATGGFPPDRA; from the coding sequence ATGGCCCGCACGATCGCCACCAACACTCCCGTCGACCTCGAGGGGTTGCTCGAGTTCGTCCGCCCGCGCCACCGGATGCTGCTCATCACGACGCGTGCCGACGGCAGCCCCCAGGCCTCGCCGGTCACCGGCGGGGTCGACGACTCCGGGCGGCTGGTGATCTCCAGCTATCCCGAGCGCGCCAAGACCCGCAACGCCCGGCGCCGGCCCGAGGTGAGCGTCGTGGTGGTCTCCGAGGACTGGAACGGCCCGTGGGTGCAGGTCAACGGCACCTGCGACGTGCTCGACGCCACGGCCGGCGAGGAGGCGCTCGACGCGTTCGTGGAGTACTTCCGCAACATCGCCGGGGAGCACTCCGACTGGGCGGAGTACCGCCAGGCGATGCTCGACCAGGGCAAGTCGCTGCTGCGGATCACCCCGACCACGTGGGGGCCGGTGGCCACCGGAGGCTTCCCGCCCGACAGGGCCTGA
- a CDS encoding aldo/keto reductase: MSVEVPQATLNTGTQMPVLGFGVFQIPPEETEQAVTAALAAGYRHIDTAAAYDNEEAVGRALAASGIAREELFITTKLWIQDAGEESAARAFDASLQRLGLDHLDLYLIHQPYGDYYGAWRTMRRLVEDGVLKAAGVSNFHADRLVDLAERSGFVPAVNQIETHPYYQRQGAHDVMVERGIQHEAWGGFAEGRNGLFTDPALTAIGAAHEKSVAQVVLRWLFQRDIVSIPKSTKPERMAENIDIFDFALTDAEMDRITGLDTGSSLFFDHRDPAMASRLGGVRIHD; this comes from the coding sequence ATGTCCGTCGAGGTTCCCCAGGCCACCTTGAACACCGGCACCCAGATGCCCGTCCTCGGCTTCGGCGTCTTCCAGATCCCACCGGAGGAGACCGAGCAGGCCGTCACCGCGGCCCTGGCCGCCGGCTACCGCCACATCGACACCGCCGCGGCGTACGACAACGAGGAGGCCGTCGGGCGGGCCCTCGCCGCGTCCGGGATCGCGCGCGAGGAGCTCTTCATCACCACCAAGCTGTGGATCCAGGACGCCGGGGAGGAGTCGGCCGCCCGGGCCTTCGACGCCTCGTTGCAGCGCCTCGGCCTCGACCATCTCGACCTCTACCTGATCCACCAGCCCTACGGCGACTACTACGGCGCCTGGCGCACCATGCGCCGGCTCGTGGAGGACGGCGTGCTGAAGGCCGCCGGCGTCTCGAACTTCCACGCCGACCGGCTCGTGGACCTCGCCGAACGCAGCGGGTTCGTCCCGGCGGTCAACCAGATCGAGACCCACCCGTACTACCAGCGCCAGGGCGCCCACGACGTCATGGTCGAGCGCGGCATCCAGCACGAGGCGTGGGGCGGGTTCGCCGAGGGGCGCAACGGCCTCTTCACCGACCCCGCGCTCACCGCGATCGGCGCCGCGCACGAGAAGTCCGTCGCCCAGGTCGTGCTGCGCTGGCTCTTCCAACGCGACATCGTCTCGATCCCGAAGTCGACCAAGCCGGAGCGGATGGCCGAGAACATCGACATCTTCGACTTCGCGCTCACCGACGCGGAGATGGACCGCATCACCGGCCTGGACACCGGGAGCTCGCTGTTCTTCGACCACCGCGACCCCGCGATGGCCAGCAGGCTGGGCGGCGTCCGGATCCACGACTGA
- the adhP gene encoding alcohol dehydrogenase AdhP, with the protein MRAAVVTSFTEPLQLEDRPVPTPGDGQILVRLETSGLCHTDIHAAHGDWPVKPSPPFVPGHEGVGIVEATGPGVTAHAVGDRVALPWLGHACGHCDHCVSGWETLCEQQQNTGYSIDGSFAEYAVADANYAVRVPEGVDPFDAAPLTCAGVTTYKAVKVARVRPAERVAVFGIGGLGHLALQYARLVGGEVIAVDVSDDKLALARDLGADHTVNAATEDPVAAIEALGGADVAIVLAVIPAVFEQAFASLRRGGRLVCVGLPPEQDGPMKLPLFPTVLKGISVIGSIVGTRQDLAEVFELHALGRTRVIAETRSLEDVNSAIDEVLEGRAPARLVFRM; encoded by the coding sequence ATGCGCGCCGCCGTCGTCACCAGCTTCACCGAGCCCCTGCAGCTGGAGGACCGCCCGGTCCCCACCCCCGGGGACGGACAGATCCTGGTCCGCCTCGAGACCAGCGGGCTGTGCCACACCGACATCCACGCCGCGCACGGCGACTGGCCGGTCAAGCCGAGCCCGCCGTTCGTCCCCGGCCACGAGGGTGTCGGCATCGTCGAGGCCACCGGACCCGGGGTGACCGCGCACGCGGTCGGCGACCGGGTCGCGCTCCCCTGGCTGGGTCACGCCTGCGGGCACTGCGACCACTGCGTGAGCGGCTGGGAGACGCTGTGCGAGCAGCAGCAGAACACCGGCTACTCCATCGACGGCAGCTTCGCCGAGTACGCCGTGGCCGACGCGAACTACGCCGTGCGCGTGCCCGAGGGTGTCGACCCGTTCGACGCCGCCCCGCTGACCTGCGCCGGCGTGACGACGTACAAGGCCGTCAAGGTGGCCCGGGTCCGGCCCGCCGAGCGGGTCGCGGTCTTCGGCATCGGCGGCCTGGGGCACCTCGCCCTGCAGTACGCCCGCCTGGTCGGCGGCGAGGTGATCGCCGTCGACGTCTCCGACGACAAGCTGGCCCTGGCCCGCGACCTCGGCGCCGACCACACGGTCAACGCCGCCACCGAGGACCCGGTCGCCGCGATCGAGGCGCTGGGCGGCGCGGACGTCGCGATCGTGCTGGCGGTGATCCCCGCGGTCTTCGAGCAGGCCTTCGCCTCGCTGCGCCGCGGCGGCCGCCTGGTCTGCGTCGGCCTCCCGCCCGAGCAGGACGGGCCGATGAAGCTGCCGCTGTTCCCCACCGTGCTCAAGGGCATCAGCGTGATCGGCTCGATCGTCGGCACCCGCCAGGACCTCGCCGAGGTCTTCGAGCTGCACGCCCTCGGCCGGACCCGGGTCATCGCGGAGACCCGCTCGCTGGAGGACGTGAACAGCGCGATCGATGAGGTCCTCGAGGGCCGCGCGCCCGCGCGCCTGGTCTTCCGGATGTGA
- a CDS encoding sulfite exporter TauE/SafE family protein, whose translation MSLVLAVAAGTLIGLSLGALGGGGSILAVPVLVYLLDQSPAQATTGSLVVVGVTSLAGAVTAQRAGNVLLGRGVVFGLVATVGAVLGARASSLVPEDVLLAAFAALMLLVGGIMARRRLHHGRAPGAHAARPALDDPIITFHPTFACACPRALKVLLTATVVGALTGFLGVGGGFLVVPALLLALALPMQYAAGTSLVVITITSAAALAVRAGSGVSPDWSLVLVLTAASAIAGVIGARLAARLDTDRLQAAFTVLVLAVAVYTAARALPALL comes from the coding sequence ATGTCGCTGGTCCTCGCCGTCGCCGCCGGCACCCTCATCGGCCTGTCCCTCGGGGCGCTCGGCGGCGGCGGCTCGATCCTCGCCGTACCGGTGCTGGTCTACCTGCTCGACCAGTCCCCCGCGCAGGCCACCACCGGGTCGCTGGTGGTCGTCGGCGTGACCTCCCTGGCCGGGGCCGTGACCGCGCAGCGCGCCGGCAACGTCCTGCTCGGCCGCGGCGTGGTCTTCGGGCTGGTCGCGACCGTCGGCGCCGTGCTCGGCGCCCGTGCCTCGAGCCTGGTGCCCGAGGACGTGCTGCTCGCGGCGTTCGCCGCGCTGATGCTGCTCGTGGGCGGGATCATGGCCCGCCGGCGCCTGCACCATGGCCGCGCCCCCGGGGCACACGCCGCGCGACCGGCGCTCGACGACCCGATCATCACCTTCCACCCGACCTTCGCCTGCGCCTGCCCGCGCGCGCTGAAGGTGCTCCTCACCGCGACCGTCGTGGGCGCCCTCACCGGCTTCCTCGGCGTCGGCGGCGGGTTCCTCGTGGTCCCCGCGCTGCTGCTCGCCCTCGCCCTGCCGATGCAGTACGCCGCGGGCACCTCGCTGGTGGTCATCACCATCACCAGCGCCGCCGCCCTCGCCGTACGCGCCGGCAGCGGCGTCAGCCCCGACTGGTCGCTGGTGCTGGTGCTCACCGCGGCCTCCGCGATCGCCGGCGTGATCGGCGCTCGGCTGGCCGCGCGCCTCGACACCGACCGCCTCCAGGCGGCGTTCACGGTGCTGGTGCTCGCGGTCGCCGTCTACACCGCCGCCCGGGCCCTGCCGGCGCTCCTCTGA